The genomic segment TGAATCGCTAATCCAAGCGCGGAGTTCCTCCGGCCATGGCTGAGAAGTTCCTCAACTACATCGCGGGCGAGTGGACCGCGCCCGCCACCGGCGAATACGTCGAGAACCGGAACCCGGCGCGCACGTCGGACCTCATCGGCCTCTTCCCCGACACGGGCGCGTCGGAGCTGGACGCGGCCGTGGCCTCCGCCCAGCGCGGCTTCGAGCGCTGGTCCAGGACGCCGGCCCCCGAGCGAGGCCTGGTGCTGAAGACGGCGGGGGACCTGCTCACGCGGCACAAGGAGGACCTCGCGCGCACGGCGACGCGCGAGATGGGCAAGGTGCTCGACGAAACGCGCGGCGACGTCCAGGAGGCCATCGACACGGCCTACTACGCGGCGGTGGAGGGCCGGCGCCTGTTCGGACGCACGGCGCCCTCCGAGCTGCGCAGCAAGTGGGCGATGTCGTTCCGGCGTCCCATCGGCGTGTTCGGGATCATCACCCCCTTCAACTTTCCGGTCGCGGTCCCGAGCTGGAAGATCTTCCCCGCGCTGCTCTGCGGGAACAGCATCATCTACAAGCCCTCGGAGGATGTGCCCCACAGCGCGCATCGGTTCGTGGAGATCCTGCTCGAGGCCGGCCTGCCGCCGGAGTGCGTGCAGTTGCTGCACGGCCGCGGCGAGACGATCGGGCGCGCCATCGTCGAACACCCCGGCGTCCCCGGCCTCTCCTTCACCGGATCCACCGAGACGGGCAGCCGGATCGGCGAGGTCGCGGGGCGGATGCACAAGCGTCTCTCCCTCGAGATGGGCGGCAAGAACGCGCAGATCGTCATGGCCGACGCGGATCTCGACCTCGCCCTCGAGGGCGTGCTGTGGGGCGCCTTCGGCACGACGGGACAGCGCTGCACGGCGACGAGCCGACTCCTCGTGCAGAGCGAGGTCCACGACGAGTTCGTGGAGAGACTGTGCTACGAGGCGCGCTCCCTCCGCCTCGGCGACGGGCAGGAGGCCGGCGTCGATGTGGGTCCGCTCATCCACGAGGCGGCCCGGGACAAGTGCGAACGCTACATCGCGATCGCCCGCGAGGAGGGCGCGAGGGTGGCGACGGGGGGTGGACGGCCGGCGGAGAGCGGCCTCGCCGGCGGCTGGTTCTTCGAGCCGACGGTCCTCGCCGGCGTCGACCGGGAGCACCGCGCCGCGCGCGAGGAGATTTTCGGACCGGTCCTCTCCGTGATCCGCTTCGACACGATCGATGAAGCCTTCGATATCAACAACGAAGTTCCATACGGTCTCTCGTCGTCCATCTATACGAGGGATGTGACGGCCTCCTTCCGCGCGGTGGAGGAACTCGACAACGGGATCACGTACGTGAACGCGCCCACCATCGGCGCGGAGGCGCACCTTCCCTTCGGCGGTGTCAAAAACACGGGCAACGGACACCGTGAAGGGGGGTGGGAAGTCTACGAGTTCTACACGGAAACGAAGGTGGCGTACGTCGATTACAGCGGCACGCTGCAGCGCGCGCAGATCGACGTCGACTGGTGAGGCTGGACGGTGAGACCGCGTTGAAGTCCGCCCGTACATCAGAGGGTGTGGCCCGCGCGGACACGGGACCCGAAACAGGGTCGCACGCGGGACGGCCAATCAGCGGCTTGTGGAACAGGGAAGGATGGGATGGAGGAACGACCGACTGAGGGAACCGCTGCCGGAACCGAAGGGGAAGGGGTGGAAGAGGGCGCGGCGGCGCGGCGGCGAGTCCGCAGGTTTCGCGCTCCCACGGTCCGGGCGCGCCGGGGTCGAGAGGCGTCGGTCGGCCGATGGATGTGGGAGTGGAC from the Candidatus Palauibacter australiensis genome contains:
- a CDS encoding aldehyde dehydrogenase family protein; protein product: MAEKFLNYIAGEWTAPATGEYVENRNPARTSDLIGLFPDTGASELDAAVASAQRGFERWSRTPAPERGLVLKTAGDLLTRHKEDLARTATREMGKVLDETRGDVQEAIDTAYYAAVEGRRLFGRTAPSELRSKWAMSFRRPIGVFGIITPFNFPVAVPSWKIFPALLCGNSIIYKPSEDVPHSAHRFVEILLEAGLPPECVQLLHGRGETIGRAIVEHPGVPGLSFTGSTETGSRIGEVAGRMHKRLSLEMGGKNAQIVMADADLDLALEGVLWGAFGTTGQRCTATSRLLVQSEVHDEFVERLCYEARSLRLGDGQEAGVDVGPLIHEAARDKCERYIAIAREEGARVATGGGRPAESGLAGGWFFEPTVLAGVDREHRAAREEIFGPVLSVIRFDTIDEAFDINNEVPYGLSSSIYTRDVTASFRAVEELDNGITYVNAPTIGAEAHLPFGGVKNTGNGHREGGWEVYEFYTETKVAYVDYSGTLQRAQIDVDW